GTTGGTCTTTTTAATTTTGAACCTGAAGAATAATTTTCTAATATATATGTTTTGATATTATGAATACTTTCAAAATTAAATAAACCTGATTCTATTGCATTTTCTCCTAACGTTTTCAATGCATCATCATTAATACTTTCCATTGCTTGAGGAACAATTTTTACGTTTTCCTTTTGATATGCTTGATAAATTGTATAGGAAACTGCATCTAAAACGGCATACCATGCGTGTTGTTTTGATCTATCTTCTTCATCGTTGGCAAATTCAGTTATATCAATGTAATCCCCACTGTCTATGTAGTTATAAAGATCATCTCCAGTTACATTTTCTCCTGTAAGCCATTTCCAACAGTCATCAAGAGCCCCTCTGCCTGTTTGATATCCAGGCTCATTAGATTTTATTATGTAAAACAGTTTTTCAGCAATTATTAAACCTGTAGCAACTTTAGACTCTGCAGTGAGATCGTGTATAAAATTCATGAGCACTCCCCCTTATTACTCTCAATTTATCACAATAAAAAAAGCTGCCCAAAAGGTTAATTTTCCTTAGAACAACTTTTTTATATCAAGCTTTCACCTCTGTTATTATTAACAAACCTTTATTAAATCATGGTAGACCATATCTGTTTAAAAGCAAGTAAACGATTGAATTTGACGCAGGTCAATTCCAAAATAAACCCAGTTAAATCCAGTCCAACGATATCCTGCAACAGAAGTTCGACCAACAAATATTGGGTAGAACCAGAACTGTTCAGCTCCTCTTAACCATACATACGTATAATTGAATAAACATCTTGCAATCCCACCTGGATCAACCGCAAATGTTTCTACTTGTTGTTGAGGAACAAAAGTTGGTGGTGGAGCAGTTGGTGGGCCGGAAGTAGGGCCTTGGCTAGGAGGTCCAGGTGGTCCCAGTGGCGGGGGTGTAGGTAGTGTAGAAGGAAAAAAACCACTGAATTGTCTTGCATCAAAGCCTCTTTGGTCTAAATGAGAAGGTGTTTGTTGATGATTTAAATAGTCATAACCCACGTTTTTATGATAAGGGTACATCATATTAAACTCCTTTATTTTCAAATCTTATTGCATCATATTCTTTGGTTGTTTGCCTATCAACTTGTTCGCTAAGAAATGGGCCTTTACCTACATATCATAATTATTGTTGCAAATTTTATGGACGGAATAGTCTTTTTAGCGTTTTATCCATCCCCATCATTTTCTTTATAAGTGTCATGTAGGCATAAGTTTGCATATGGTACATCAGAAAATAATCGGTGCATTCGTGTAATAATGGAGGGATAGAGATGACAAATTTTTATTTTTTTAATGGGGTCATTAAGATGATTTCGGATTTGAATGTAGGAGAGAATGAGGGCAATGCAGGGTGTTACAAGTTAATTTCAGTAGAAAATGAATTAGGAGCGGTCGTAAATTTTGTAGCAGGACCTTCAACTTACTTTGTGGATCATGTTGCAGTATCAGTAGGAGATTATATAACTGGATATTATGACGGAGATGCCCCTGTTCCTCTTATTTATCCACCACAATACCAGGCACTTGTTATTGTAAAAGAGAGTACAGGTCAAAATGTGAAAGTAGATTACTTTAATAGCCAGTTAGTGAGTAGTGATGGACAATTACAAATAAATATAGCATCCTATACTCAAATACTATTAACAAACGGACAATTTTTTTCAAGAATACCTGTAAACCGAGATCTAGTTGTTATTTATGGGGCTGCAACTAAAAGCATTCCAGCTCAAACAACTCCATATAAAATAATTGTTTTATGTTAGAAATCAATCTAAAAAAAGAAAAGGCCTCCCACCAGTTTTGTAAACTGATGAGAGACCTTCTCTCACAGATAGCTTTTATAAGCCGTCTATATTAAGGGGTAGAAGGCATGAATTACATCATGCCGCCCATTCCACCCATGCCGCTCATGTCAGGCATTCCGCCGCCAGCGTTTTCTTCTGGCTTGTCAGCTACAACAGCTTCAGTTGTTAGGAACATAGCTGCTACAGATGCTGCGTTTTGAAGAGCTGAACGAGTTACTTTCGTTGGGTCAACGATACCAGCTTCAACCATGTTTACCCACTCACCAGTTGCTGCATTGTAACCAGTGCCAACATCTTCTTTTTTAAGACGCTCAACGATAATTGATCCTTCAAGACCAGCGTTGTGTGCGATTTGACGTACTGGCTCTTCTAGCGCACGAAGTACGATGTTGATACCTGTTTGAACGTCGCCTTCTTCACTTAGAGCAGCTACTTTGTTATATACGTTAACTAGAGCTGTACCACCACCAGCAACGATTCCTTCTTCTACTGCTGCACGAGTAGAGTTTAGGGCGTCTTCGATGCGAAGTTTACGCTCTTTTAATTCTGTTTCAGTTGCTGCACCAACTTTAACAACGGCAACGCCGCCAGCTAGTTTAGCAAGACGCTCTTGTAATTTTTCACGGTCAAATTCAGAAGTAGTTTCTTCTAATTGAGCACGGATTTGGCTTACGCGAGCTGCGATTTGTTGAGAATCTCCAGAACCTTCAACAACTGTTGTGTTGTCTTTTGTTACAACAA
This region of Priestia filamentosa genomic DNA includes:
- a CDS encoding Imm6 family immunity protein gives rise to the protein MNFIHDLTAESKVATGLIIAEKLFYIIKSNEPGYQTGRGALDDCWKWLTGENVTGDDLYNYIDSGDYIDITEFANDEEDRSKQHAWYAVLDAVSYTIYQAYQKENVKIVPQAMESINDDALKTLGENAIESGLFNFESIHNIKTYILENYSSGSKLKRPTSLILKQL